The Reichenbachiella carrageenanivorans region ATCCAGACAACGACTTCGTGGATAATATAGCCCTACTGAAAATATTGGTACAAGGCAAGTCTGAATCAATTTACAAGTACCAATACGAACTCAATAATTTCATCAAAACATATACAGAAAGTGAGCTGATTCCGTATGCAGATTCGCTAGTGAAAGCTTCCGAACAGTACCAAATAAACTTGGTCAATAGTACTCGAGCCAAATTCATTCCTCGATTGGACAAACCACATTTTTTTATTTTCGTCTATGAAACAGATCAACAATTGTCCGATGCACTCCCACAATATTTCAAAACATTGATACCCGAAGAAAGCTCATTGAAAATAGGCAACTTACTCCTAGATGAAAAGCATTCGATCATCCTGATCTCTGAATTTGCAGACAAGGCTTCCGCCATCGCTTTCAACGAAAAAGTAGAAACCGAAAAGCCATCCGAAAAAATCAATAAGAGTGGCAAATTCTCTAATTTCGTAATTACAAAAGACAATTTTAATATCCTTTATCAAACGAGGGAATTAGATACTTACCTTAAGTTTTATAGGAAAAACTACCAGCAATGAATAAATACAAGAAGCTAATCGCACTAGTCTGGATCTTGCTAGCCACAGGTGTACTGGCCATTTTCCTCATGTTTTATTCAATCAAAATCGATGCATTCGGTTTGTACGGGCCACTCCCAAGCACCAAGTCTCTCGAAAAACCTGACCCAGACCTTTCTTCAGAATTATTTTCTGCAGATGGCGTGTCACTTGGCAAGTATTTCCGACACAACCGAACAGAGGTTGCTTACAATGAGCTTTCACAAGAACTCATCGATGCTTTGCTTGTCACAGAAGACGTACGCTTCACCCAACATTCTGGCATTGACCTCAGAGGCTTAGGCAGAGTCTTGTTTCAAACCATCCTAATGGGCAACAAAAATGCAGGAGGAGGCAGTACCCTCACTCAACAAGTCGCCAAAAACCTATTTAAAACTAGAGACCTTGGAGGCAAACTAAGCGATGTCCCTGGTTTAGGGATTTTTATTATTAAAATGAAAGAATGGATTGTTTCCATTCAACTAGAAAGTTCTTATACCAAAGAGGAGATTTTGGCCATGTACCTCAATACCATCGAATATGGCAACAACACCTATGGCATCAAAGTAGCTGCTCAGACTTACTTTAATAAGTTACCCAGCGAATTGAACTATAAAGAATCTGCGATATTAGTTGGTCTTATCAACAAGCCCACACGATACAACCCGATCCGAAATCCAGAATTTGCAATGGAAAAAAGGACTGAGATTTTGTATAACCTATACAAGTACAACAAAATAGATGAAGCATCTTATGACACACTTAAAGTTTCGGACTTCGGTTTGCAATACAAAGTACAAGATCAAAACGAAGGACTAGCTACCTACTTCAGAACCGTAATGCGCAATTTTCTCATGGGTTGGTCTAAGACTCACGGCTATGATCTCTTTGCTGATGGTTTAAAAATATATACAACCATAGATAGCCGCATGCAACTCTATGCGGAGCAGGCGGTGGCTGAAGAAATGGATGAACTACAAAGCGTCTTTATCGACCACCTAAATGGTGATGATCCTTGGATCGACGAAGATGGAAATATCATGTTAGACTTTGTAGACAAGGCAATCAAACGCACACCAACCTACAGAGATCTTGTTAACAAATACGGTAAAAAGTCAGACTCTGTCGATTACTGGTTGAATTACCCAAGAGATATGTCTGTATTTAGCTGGAAAGGAGAAATCGACACTACCTTTAGTTTGATAGACTCATTGAAATATTACAAACATTTTCTTCAAGCTGGCTTCATGGCCATGGATCCTCAAACAGGCCACATCAAAGCTTGGGTTGGTGGTATAGATCATAAATATTTCAAATATGATCACGTAAAACAAGGCAAGCGTCAACCTGGATCTACATTCAAACCATTTGTATATGCCGCTGCGATAGACCTAGGTTACTCCCCCTGTTATACTGCAGTAGATGCACCAGTTACTTGGATGCTAGACGATCCTGAAAAACCCACTTGGACACCTCAAAATGCAAATGGTAAATTTACTGGGGAAACCATGACCATCAGAAGAGCCATGGCCGCATCTGTAAACTCTGTAACGGCTCGTATCATGCAAAAAATCACGCCAAGAGCCGCAGTAGACATGGCACACACCTGCGGAATAGAAAGTGA contains the following coding sequences:
- a CDS encoding transglycosylase domain-containing protein; this translates as MNKYKKLIALVWILLATGVLAIFLMFYSIKIDAFGLYGPLPSTKSLEKPDPDLSSELFSADGVSLGKYFRHNRTEVAYNELSQELIDALLVTEDVRFTQHSGIDLRGLGRVLFQTILMGNKNAGGGSTLTQQVAKNLFKTRDLGGKLSDVPGLGIFIIKMKEWIVSIQLESSYTKEEILAMYLNTIEYGNNTYGIKVAAQTYFNKLPSELNYKESAILVGLINKPTRYNPIRNPEFAMEKRTEILYNLYKYNKIDEASYDTLKVSDFGLQYKVQDQNEGLATYFRTVMRNFLMGWSKTHGYDLFADGLKIYTTIDSRMQLYAEQAVAEEMDELQSVFIDHLNGDDPWIDEDGNIMLDFVDKAIKRTPTYRDLVNKYGKKSDSVDYWLNYPRDMSVFSWKGEIDTTFSLIDSLKYYKHFLQAGFMAMDPQTGHIKAWVGGIDHKYFKYDHVKQGKRQPGSTFKPFVYAAAIDLGYSPCYTAVDAPVTWMLDDPEKPTWTPQNANGKFTGETMTIRRAMAASVNSVTARIMQKITPRAAVDMAHTCGIESDLPAVPALCLGIGEVSLYELVGAYSTFANQGVWTQPFFITRIEDKNGVVIQDFIPKRREALSEKTAYLMIHMLKGAMEERGGSAHALDYRLKQNNEIGAKTGTTQNASDGWYMGVTHDLVAGAWVGGDDRSIHFKHWALGQGGKTARPIWENFMLKVYNDPRTGVEKGFFKKPSSPLGVELDCDLYEGGSEQVDSLSLDLGFDDLDL